The sequence AATATAACGATATAAAGGCAAACCTAATTCGTTAGCAGCAGCTTTAGCAACAGCCAAAGAAACGCCTAAAATAGCGTTAGCTCCTAAATTAGATTTGTTTGAAGTTCCGTCTAATTCAATCATTGCTTGATCGATAGCATTTTGTTCAAAAACGTCAAAACCAATGATATTTTCAGCAATAGTAGTATTTACATTTTCAACAGCTTTTGAAACTCCTTTACCCATCCAAGTTTTACCACCGTCACGTAATTCAACAGCTTCATGTTCTCCTGTAGAAGCTCCTGAAGGAACTGCCGCTCTACCTAAAATACCATTTTCTGTTACTACATCAACTTCTACAGTTGGATTTCCACGAGAATCTAAAATCTGACGTGCATGAATTTTTACGATTGTACTCATAATTATTTAATTGTGTTGTGTTTTTTGTTGTGCAAATGTAAGTATTTGATTTTTAAAAAAGAATTTTTATACTTAACAGAAATTAAAATTTACAAAAAAAGAAGCCTAAGCTTCTTTATATGTTTTCATATTCTGAACAAACTCGTCAAATAAATATTTTGAATCGTTTGGCCCAGGAGATGATTCAGGATGATATTGAACAGAGAATACAGATTTATCTTTTAATCTAATTCCAGCAACTGTATTGTCATTTAAATGATAATGTGTAATTTCTACATTATGATTAACTTCAACTTCTTCTCTAGAAACAGCAAAACCGTGATTTTGAGAAGTTATTTCACCTTTACCTGAAATTGCATTCATAATCGGATGGTTAATTCCACGGTGTCCATTAAACATTTTATAAGTAGAAATTCCTTGAGAAAGAGCAATTAATTGATGTCCTAAACAAATTCCAAAAACAGGTTTATCAGAAGCAATCATTTCTTTAGCTACATCAATCACTCCAGTTAATGGCTGTGGATCACCAGGCCCATTAGATAAGAAATATCCATCTGGATTAAAAGCATTTAAATCTACAAATGGTGTGTTGTAAGGAAAAACCTTCACATAAACATCGCGCTCATTAAAACATCTTAAAATATTTGTTTTAATACCTAAATCTAAAGCAGCAACTTTGAAAGGCGCATCAGGATTTCCATAAAAATAAGGTTCTTTTGTAGAAACTTTAGAAGCCAACTCTAATCCATTCATGTTTGGAACGTCATTTAAAATTGCTTTTAATTCTTCAATAGATTTACCATCAGTTGAAATCACAGCATTCATAGCTCCGTTATCACGAATATAACTCACTAAAGCACGTGTATCAACATCTGAAACGACAACTAAATTTTTCTTTTCGAAATAATCATACAAAGATCCTGATGCTGCAGGACGTGAATAATTAAAACTAAAATTTTTACAAACCAAACCTGAAATCTTAATTCCGTCAGAATCAACTTCATCTTCATGTACCCCATAGTTACCGATATGAGCATTCGTTGACAACATAATTTGACCGTAATAAGATGGGTCAGTAAAAATTTCTTGATAACCAGTTACACCAGTATTAAAACAAATTTCACCAGTAGTAGTACCTTTAATTCCGATAGATTTACCGTAGAAAATGGTTCCGTCGCTTAATAAGATAATCGCTTTATCTCTTGAAGTATATTTCATTGTTGCGTTGTTATAAACTTTGCAAAATTACAAATAAATTTTACAGATTAAAAAAGAAAATAAAAAAAAGGACAAACTATAAAAGCATGTCCTTTTTAATATATTTAATATGAATAAGAATTATTATTCATTAGTTTCTGTTGAAGTTTCAGCAGTAGCTTCAGTTGCAGGAGCAGCATCAGCTTTTTTTCTACCTCTACGAGTAGTAGCTTTTTTCACTTCTTTAGCACCAGCATTATAAATTTCGTTGAAATCAACTAATTCAATCATCGCCATATCAGCGTTATCTCCTAAACGATTTCCTAACTTAATAATACGTGTGTATCCACCTGGACGGTCACCTACTTTAGCAGCAACTTCTCTGAATAATTCAGTTACAGCATACTTATCTTTTAAGTAAGAGAAAACAATACGACGGTTATGAGTGTCGTCTGTTTTAGATTTAGTTACTAAAGGCTCAATATATTGTTTTAAAGCTTTAGCTTTAGCAACTGTAGTGTTAATACGCTTGTGCTCAATTAAAGAACAAGCCATATTAGCCAACATCGCTTTTCTGTGTGCAGATTGGCGGCTTAAGTGATTTATTTTTTTTCCGTGTCTCATTGCTTTCTAGAATTTAGACTTATTGAGTCTAGATTATTCTTTATCTAATTTGTATTTTGATAGATCCATTCCGAAAGATAAACTTTTCACTTGAACTAGTTCTTCTAATTCAGTTAAAGATTTCTTACCGAAATTTCTAAATTTCATTAAATCGTTTTTGTTATAAGAAACTAAATCGCCTAATGTGTCAACTTCAGCCGCTTTTAAACAATTTAACGCTCTTACTGAAAGGTCTAAATCTACCAATTTCGTTTTTAGAAGCTGTCTCATATGTAATGACTCCTCATCATATGTTTCAGTTTGAGCAATTTCATCGGCCTCAAGAGTGATTCTTTCATCAGAAAATAACATGAAATGGTGAATCAACGTTTTAGCTGCTTCAGTCAATGCGTCTTTAGGATGAATAGAACCATCTGTAACGATATCAAAAACTAATTTTTCGTAATCAGTTTTTTGTTCAACACGGTAGTTCTCGATAGCATATTTAACATTTTTTACAGGCGTATAAATAGAGTCTGTAAAAATAGTTCCTATTGGAGCGTTTGATTTTTTGTTTTCTTCTGCTGGAACATAACCACGCCCTTTTTCAATAGTTAACTCCATATTGATAGTGATATCACTCTCTAAATTACAGATAACTAATTCAGGGTTTAAAACTTGGAATCCAGAAACGAATTTTTGGAAATCACCAGCTGTTAATTGTTCCTTACCAGTAAATGAAATTGTAACTGATTCATTATCGATATCCTCAATTTGACGTTTAAAACGTACTTGTTTTAGATTTAAGATAATTTCAGTAACATCTTCAACTACACCAGCGATAGTAGAAAACTCATGATCAACACCTTCAATACGAACAGACGTAATTGCAAATCCTTCAAGTGATGACAGAAGTACTCTTCTTAGTGCGTTACCGATAGTCAATCCGTAACCAGGTTCTAAAGGTCTAAATTCAAATTTACCTTTAAAATCGGTTGAATCGATCATGATAACTTTATCGGGCTTTTGAAAATTAAATATTGCCATATTAAATTCGACTGAATGTCAATTATTATTTGTTGTACAACTCTACGATTAACTGTTCTTTGATGTTTTCTGGAACTTGAAGTCTAGCAGGAACAGAAACGAAAGTTCCCTCTTTAGTATCATTATTCCAAGTAATCCATTCATAAACAGCGCTAGAATTAGATAACGAACGCTCTATTGCTTCAAGAGACTTAGATTTTTCGCGAACAGCTACTTTATCACCAGCTTTTAATTGATAAGATGGGATGTTTACTAATTCTCCATTTACAGTAACGTGTCTGTGAGAAACGATTTGACGTGCAGCTCTACGAGAAGGAGCAATACCCATTCTGTAAACAACATTGTCTAATCTTGATTCACATAACTGAATTAAAACTTCACCAGTTACACCTTTAGATGCAGCAGCTTTTTTAAATAAGTTACGGAATTGTTTTTCTAAGATACCATAAGAGTATTTAGCTTTTTGTTTTTCCATTAACTGGATAGCGTATTCAGATTTTTTACCTCTTCTTTTCGCCATTCCATGTTGTCCTGGAGGGTAATTTCTTTTTTCGAATGATTTGTCATCACCGAAGATTGCTTCACCAAATTTACGAGCAATTTTAGTTTGTGGACCAGTATATCTTGCCATTTCAAAAAATTAAAAAAGGTAGGGATTATGAATTCAGGTCTCATCCTCCGATAATCTTATTCCTACCTTAGGTTATACTATTAATTATACTCTTCTTCTTTTTGGAGGACGACATCCATTGTGAGGGATTGGAGTGATATCGATAATTTCTGTTACTTCAATTCCACTGTTGTGGATAGAACGTATTGCAGATTCTCTACCATTTCCTGGCCCTTTAACGTAAACTTTCACTTTTTTAAGTCCAGCTTCTAAAGCTACTTTACCACAATCTTCTGCTGCCATTTGAGCTGCATAAGGTGTATTCTTTTTAGAACCACGGAATCCCATTTTACCTGCTGATGACCAAGAGATAACTTCACCTTTTTTGTTTGTTAACGAAATGATGATGTTATTGAAAGTCGCATTGATATGAGCTTCTCCAGTAGACTCAACTATAACCTTACGTTTTTTTGTATTTGCTTTAGCCATACTACTTATTATTTAGTTGCTTTTTTCTTGTTAGCAACAGTTTTTCTTTTACCTTTTCTTGTTCTAGAGTTATTTTTAGTTCTTTGTCCTCTTAATGGAAGACCAGCTCTATGACGAATACCTCTATTACATCCGATATCCATTAAACGTTTGATGTTTAATGAAATTTCAGAACGTAACTCACCTTCAATTTTGAAATAAGAAACAGCTTCACGGATAGCTCCGATCTCGTCATCATTCCATTCTGAAACTTTTTTGTTCTCGTCAACTTCAGCTTTTGCTAAAATCTCTTTTGATCTACTTGAACCTATTCCGAAGATATAAGTTAAAGCAATAATTCCTCTTTTATTTTTAGGTATATCTACCCCTGCGATTCTTGCCATAATTATCCTTGTCTTTGTTTAAATCTAGGATTCTTTTTATTAATAACGTATAATCTACCTTTTCTACGTACAATAATGCACTCTGCACTTCTTTTTTTAACTGATGCTCTTACTTTCATTTTAATAGCCTTTAGTATCTATAAGTAATTCTTGCTTTAGACAAATCATAAGGACTCATTTCTAATTTCACTTTATCACCAGGTAATAATTTGATGTAATGCATACGCATTTTTCCAGAAATATGAGCGATTACAATATGTCCATTCTCTAATTCTACACGAAACATTGCATTTGATAATGCTTCAATAATTGCTCCGTCTTGTTCTATTGCTGATTGTTTTGCCATAATTACTAAGCGATTGCTTTTCTGTTTTTACCACTTTTCATCAAGCCATCATATTGCTTGTTTAATAAGTATGAATTAACTTGTTGGATAGTATCTATCGCAACACTTACCATAATTAGTAAGGAAGTTCCTCCGTAAAACATAGCCCATCCTTGTTGAATTCCAAGCAAAGATACAGCAATTGCAGGAAATATTGCAATTATTGCTAAAAACAATGATCCTGGAAACGTAATTAAAGACATAATTCGATCTAAATAGTCTGCAGTTTCTGCTCCAGGACGTACTCCCGGAATGAATCCACCACTACGTTTTAAATCGTCTGCCATCTTATTAGTAGGAACTGTAATTGCGGTGTAAAAATAAGTAAAAATTATAATTAACAAGGCAAAAACTAAATTATATTCCCAACCAAATATATTACTGAAAGTTGCAGTAATTGATTGCGCAGTATCTGAAGAAGATAAACCTGCCACAGCCGCTGGTATAAACATGATTGCTTGAGCAAAAATGATTGGCATTACACCAGATGCATTTAATTTCAAAGGAATCCATTGTCTATTTCCATTAACTGAAGATGCATCGTATTCACCTGAAGCACTTCTTCTTGCATATTGAACAGCAATCTTACGAACTGCCATAGTTAACAATATACATGCAATTATAATAAGTAACCAGATTATAATTTCAAAAACAATCATAATTGGACCACCATTTCCTACCGCTAAACGAGATTGAATCTCTTGAATAAACGATTGTGGCAAATTAGCAAGAATTCCAACCATAATAAGTAAAGAAATACCGTTACCTATACCTTTATCAGTGATTTTCTCACCTAACCACATAGCAAAAACTGTACCTGTAGTCAAGATTAATACTGAAGAGAACAAGAAAGAAAAATCATCGAAACCTAATAAAAAGGCATCTGGTGGTAATTGTTTGTACAAATTATAGATATAACCTGGACCTTGAATTAAGGTAATTCCGATAGTTAACCATCTCGTAATTTGAGTCATTTTCTTTCTACCACTTTCTCCATCATTTTGAAGTTTTTGTAAATATGGTACAGCAATACCCATTAACTGAACTACAATCGAAGCAGAGATATAAGGCATAATACCAAGTGCAAATACAGATGCTTGTGAGAAAGCTCCTCCTGTAAATACGTTGATTAACCATCCAATACCCTGATCTGTTTGATCTGATAAAGCTTGTAATCTTGTAGCATCAATACCTGGTAATGTTACTTGCGTACCAAAACGGTACACAAGTAACAATCCTAAAGTTAATAAGATTTTATTCTTAAGTTCTTCAATTTTCCAAATATTGGCAAATGTTTCAAAAAACTTCTTCATACTTTATAAAGATTTTATAAAGATACTACTTCTCCACCTGCTGCTTCAATAGCCGCTTTAGCAGACGCAGTAAATTTGTGAGCAGTAACTTTTAATTTAGACTTAAGCTCTCCTCTTCCCAAAATCTTTACTAAGCTCTTTTTAGAAGTTAATCCATTTTCTACTAACGTGTTGAAATCAACAGTGTCAGTTATTATTCCGTTATCAACCATTAATTGTAAAGTATCAAGATTGATTCCTACATACTCTACTCTGTTGATATTTTTAAAACCAAATTTAGGTACACGTCTCTGTAAAGGCATTTGACCTCCTTCAAAACCAATTTTCTTAGAGTAACCTGAACGTGATTTAGCTCCTTTGTGCCCTCTTGTAGAAGTACCACCTTTTCCAGAACCTTCTCCGCGTCCTACTCTTTTATTTTGATTATGTACAGAACCGCTTGCTGGTTGTAAATTACTTAAATTCATATTCAATAAATTAATTAATTTCTTCTACAGAAACCAAATGTTGAACTTTATTTACCATTCCTTTGATAGCTGGTGTATTATCATGCTCAACAACTTGTCCCATTTTACGTAATCCTAAAGCCGCTAACGTTCTTTTTTGATTCTCTGGACAATTGATTTTGCTTCTTACTTGTTTTACTTTAATTTTTGACATAATACTCAAAATTAAGATTTAAATACTTTCTCTAAAGAAATTCCTCTTTGTTTTGCAACTGTAAGAGCACTTCTCATTTGTAATAAAGCATCAAAAGTTGCTTTAACTACGTTATGAGGGTTTGAAGATCCTTGAGATTTTGATAATACGTTGTGAATACCAACTGATTCTAATACTGCACGTACAGATCCACCAGCGATTACTCCGGTACCTAATGAAGCAGGAATTAAGAAAACTCTAGCTCCACCAAATTTACCTTTTTGCTCGTGAGGAATAGTACTTCCATTTAATGGAATACGAACTAAGTTTTTCTTAGCATCTTCAACAGCTTTAGCAATTGCTTCAGAAACATCTTTTGATTTACCTAAACCATGACCCACTACACCGTTTTCGTCACCTACTACAACTACAGCAGAGAACCCGAAAGCTCTACCACCTTTAGTTACTTTAGTAACACGGTTTACACTTACCAAACGATCTTTTAAATCAAGACCACTTGGTTTTACAAATTCTACGTTTTTATAATTTTGATACATAACTAATTAGAATTTTAATCCAGCTTCTCTAGCTCCGTCAGCTAATGATTTCACACGTCCGTGGTATAAATACCCACCTCTATCGAAAGAGATTGTATCGATACCAGCTTTTAAAGCCTTCTCTGCGATAAGTTTTCCAACTGATGCAGCAGTTTCAATTTTGGTTGTTCCGGTTACTCCTGCTTCTCTTGATGATGCAGCAACTAGAGTTGTTCCGTTAACGTCGTCTATGATTTGAGCATAGATTTCCTTATTACTTCTAAATACAGATAATCTTGGTCTAGCAGCAGTACCGCTAACGATTTTTCTAACTCTGTATTTAATTCTTTGTCTTCTTTCAGATTTGTTTAATGACATGGTCTTAATTTTTAAGCTGATTTACCTGCTTTTCTTCTTAACTCTTCTCCAACAAACTTAATTCCTTTTCCTTTGTAAGGCTCTGGTTTACGGAAAGAACGAATCTTTGCAGCCACTTGTCCTAAAAGTTGTTTGTCTGAAGAAATTAATTTTACGATTGGGTTTTTACCTTTTTCAGAAATAGTTTCAACAGTAACTTCTGAAACAATATCTAAAACGATATTGTGTGAA comes from Flavobacterium sp. I3-2 and encodes:
- the carA gene encoding glutamine-hydrolyzing carbamoyl-phosphate synthase small subunit, producing MKYTSRDKAIILLSDGTIFYGKSIGIKGTTTGEICFNTGVTGYQEIFTDPSYYGQIMLSTNAHIGNYGVHEDEVDSDGIKISGLVCKNFSFNYSRPAASGSLYDYFEKKNLVVVSDVDTRALVSYIRDNGAMNAVISTDGKSIEELKAILNDVPNMNGLELASKVSTKEPYFYGNPDAPFKVAALDLGIKTNILRCFNERDVYVKVFPYNTPFVDLNAFNPDGYFLSNGPGDPQPLTGVIDVAKEMIASDKPVFGICLGHQLIALSQGISTYKMFNGHRGINHPIMNAISGKGEITSQNHGFAVSREEVEVNHNVEITHYHLNDNTVAGIRLKDKSVFSVQYHPESSPGPNDSKYLFDEFVQNMKTYKEA
- the rplQ gene encoding 50S ribosomal protein L17; the encoded protein is MRHGKKINHLSRQSAHRKAMLANMACSLIEHKRINTTVAKAKALKQYIEPLVTKSKTDDTHNRRIVFSYLKDKYAVTELFREVAAKVGDRPGGYTRIIKLGNRLGDNADMAMIELVDFNEIYNAGAKEVKKATTRRGRKKADAAPATEATAETSTETNE
- a CDS encoding DNA-directed RNA polymerase subunit alpha translates to MAIFNFQKPDKVIMIDSTDFKGKFEFRPLEPGYGLTIGNALRRVLLSSLEGFAITSVRIEGVDHEFSTIAGVVEDVTEIILNLKQVRFKRQIEDIDNESVTISFTGKEQLTAGDFQKFVSGFQVLNPELVICNLESDITINMELTIEKGRGYVPAEENKKSNAPIGTIFTDSIYTPVKNVKYAIENYRVEQKTDYEKLVFDIVTDGSIHPKDALTEAAKTLIHHFMLFSDERITLEADEIAQTETYDEESLHMRQLLKTKLVDLDLSVRALNCLKAAEVDTLGDLVSYNKNDLMKFRNFGKKSLTELEELVQVKSLSFGMDLSKYKLDKE
- the rpsD gene encoding 30S ribosomal protein S4 translates to MARYTGPQTKIARKFGEAIFGDDKSFEKRNYPPGQHGMAKRRGKKSEYAIQLMEKQKAKYSYGILEKQFRNLFKKAAASKGVTGEVLIQLCESRLDNVVYRMGIAPSRRAARQIVSHRHVTVNGELVNIPSYQLKAGDKVAVREKSKSLEAIERSLSNSSAVYEWITWNNDTKEGTFVSVPARLQVPENIKEQLIVELYNK
- the rpsK gene encoding 30S ribosomal protein S11; protein product: MAKANTKKRKVIVESTGEAHINATFNNIIISLTNKKGEVISWSSAGKMGFRGSKKNTPYAAQMAAEDCGKVALEAGLKKVKVYVKGPGNGRESAIRSIHNSGIEVTEIIDITPIPHNGCRPPKRRRV
- the rpsM gene encoding 30S ribosomal protein S13 gives rise to the protein MARIAGVDIPKNKRGIIALTYIFGIGSSRSKEILAKAEVDENKKVSEWNDDEIGAIREAVSYFKIEGELRSEISLNIKRLMDIGCNRGIRHRAGLPLRGQRTKNNSRTRKGKRKTVANKKKATK
- the ykgO gene encoding type B 50S ribosomal protein L36; the encoded protein is MKVRASVKKRSAECIIVRRKGRLYVINKKNPRFKQRQG
- the infA gene encoding translation initiation factor IF-1, encoding MAKQSAIEQDGAIIEALSNAMFRVELENGHIVIAHISGKMRMHYIKLLPGDKVKLEMSPYDLSKARITYRY
- the secY gene encoding preprotein translocase subunit SecY — translated: MKKFFETFANIWKIEELKNKILLTLGLLLVYRFGTQVTLPGIDATRLQALSDQTDQGIGWLINVFTGGAFSQASVFALGIMPYISASIVVQLMGIAVPYLQKLQNDGESGRKKMTQITRWLTIGITLIQGPGYIYNLYKQLPPDAFLLGFDDFSFLFSSVLILTTGTVFAMWLGEKITDKGIGNGISLLIMVGILANLPQSFIQEIQSRLAVGNGGPIMIVFEIIIWLLIIIACILLTMAVRKIAVQYARRSASGEYDASSVNGNRQWIPLKLNASGVMPIIFAQAIMFIPAAVAGLSSSDTAQSITATFSNIFGWEYNLVFALLIIIFTYFYTAITVPTNKMADDLKRSGGFIPGVRPGAETADYLDRIMSLITFPGSLFLAIIAIFPAIAVSLLGIQQGWAMFYGGTSLLIMVSVAIDTIQQVNSYLLNKQYDGLMKSGKNRKAIA
- the rplO gene encoding 50S ribosomal protein L15, with the protein product MNLSNLQPASGSVHNQNKRVGRGEGSGKGGTSTRGHKGAKSRSGYSKKIGFEGGQMPLQRRVPKFGFKNINRVEYVGINLDTLQLMVDNGIITDTVDFNTLVENGLTSKKSLVKILGRGELKSKLKVTAHKFTASAKAAIEAAGGEVVSL
- the rpmD gene encoding 50S ribosomal protein L30, translated to MSKIKVKQVRSKINCPENQKRTLAALGLRKMGQVVEHDNTPAIKGMVNKVQHLVSVEEIN
- the rpsE gene encoding 30S ribosomal protein S5 translates to MYQNYKNVEFVKPSGLDLKDRLVSVNRVTKVTKGGRAFGFSAVVVVGDENGVVGHGLGKSKDVSEAIAKAVEDAKKNLVRIPLNGSTIPHEQKGKFGGARVFLIPASLGTGVIAGGSVRAVLESVGIHNVLSKSQGSSNPHNVVKATFDALLQMRSALTVAKQRGISLEKVFKS
- the rplR gene encoding 50S ribosomal protein L18 codes for the protein MSLNKSERRQRIKYRVRKIVSGTAARPRLSVFRSNKEIYAQIIDDVNGTTLVAASSREAGVTGTTKIETAASVGKLIAEKALKAGIDTISFDRGGYLYHGRVKSLADGAREAGLKF